CTGCGCCCGCAGCGCCTCGCCGGGAACCGGCGGCACATGGCTGTGCAGGCGCGAGAACTCGGCCACCCAGTCCGGGCCCAGCAGGTCGCCGCGACCGGCCAGGATCTGGCCCAGCTTGACAAAGGTCGGGCCCAGCTCCTCGAACGCCAGACGCACCTGCACCGGTGGCTCGAGCCGCGCCAGCTCGTCGGCCTGCGGGTGGTGAAGCACCTGCCCCGCACGCGCCAGCGCATCGGCAAGGCCGAGGCGCCGCACCAGGTCGCCCAGGCCGTGCCGAAGCAGGACGGCGGCGATCTCCTGCACACGGCCGAGGTCACGGGCAGTGGACAGCGCTTCGATCAGCATCCGCCGAGTATCGCGTGGCAAGCCGGCCGAGGACGGGCACGGCCGGCTGGCGCGGCCGGGCGACTACACTGCATGCGATGCTGGATGTTCATACAGATCGCGCAGGCTCGTTGCCCCCACGCCTGCCGCTGGACCCCGCCCAGCAGGCCGTCGTCGA
This region of Candidatus Hydrogenedentota bacterium genomic DNA includes:
- a CDS encoding ubiquinone biosynthesis protein UbiB, translated to MLIEALSTARDLGRVQEIAAVLLRHGLGDLVRRLGLADALARAGQVLHHPQADELARLEPPVQVRLAFEELGPTFVKLGQILAGRGDLLGPDWVAEFSRLHSHVPPVPGEALRAQ